In Mya arenaria isolate MELC-2E11 chromosome 1, ASM2691426v1, the genomic stretch AATAATAACCGTACTAGTATGATTGGAAAATTAATCACAATTAATTACCATTAATCAGTTGATATGTACAGTATAGTGAAGCTCTAGGAAAGACGTCACACACCATAGTTTGAACATAGCAATTTGTACTATTATAGAGAGCAATACATAACGGAgacatttcttttatatcaaTTAAGTGTTTTCAGGTCACCTAACCTTTGCAAGTCAGCTGGTCCGAGTCCAGGGTAAACCCGGGAGGACAAGAGCAGTGGTGAGCACCCTCGGTATTGTTACACGTGTGCGAGCAGCCTCCATTCTTTACGGAACACTCATTGTGgtctataaataaatgaatatataaaagatTCCCTTATGAGAAAAATTGATGACAGATGACTCTTTAATATGTAAATGGTATGATCACACCAAAAAgtctttattgaaattaaaaaaaattctaattATCTTACCCCTGCAAGTCAGCTGGTCCGAGTTCAGAGAGAAGCCGGGGTGACACGAGCAATAATGGGAGCCTTCAGTGTTAACACACGTATGTGCGCAGCCTCCGTTGTTAACGGAACATTCCTTTACgtctgtaaaataaacaaaagcttATGTTAAATTCACTTAGAGCAAGTTCCCGATGTCAGTATTGAAGACCTTTTCagtaagttgttttttaaagaagtatgtaaatattcatttcacCGGATCTGAAGTCACTATTATGAACTCGTTGAATCATTTTTGATTATATGATAGCGACAAATGACAAAtcctctctctttctctctctctctctctctctctctctctctctctctctctctttctttctctcccccccctctctctccctctctctcatTAACATTACCTTTGCATGTCAGCTGGATTGAGTCCAGAATGAACCCTGGCGGGCACGAGCAATGATGGGAACCTTTGGTGTTCACGCAGATGTGAGTGCAGCCTCCGTTCTTATCGGAACACTCATTTTCatctatatttaataataattatgttagaTACAATAGCTGTTGGTGTCAAAAATAGTAAGctacaacatgtttttatttttgtgtaaaaaatgatgGAAAGATactatgaaataaatattaaaaacagtgAGTCTGAAATAGTTCGTAAcaggaaaataaaaatcaaatcataCTAAAGTTATTGTAGAATTTTTAGTAAATGAGATAGATAAGAAAATAACCATACCAATCGTATGAGTTGATACGAACCCCACTCACTACAGTTAAACTAACTATTTAAGCGTCaaatataaaagaaagaaatataagaTCGAATTCAATAATGATTTCCTTCATTATCCATCAAGTATTTCTCGAAGCAACGGTACATACCTTCGCATTTCGGGCGTACATATCCACTTGGACAAACGCATTGATTTGGGGCAACACAGGACCCGCCGTTCGGACAGGTATATGACCCAAAGCAAACAGCTGTAATAGAACAATTTTAAACGTAATGCAAAAACGTTAGAAGAAAATATCAGGAACGAGTCTACAATTTACTGTGACCTTGTTTAATAGTTCACTGTTAACAGGTTTTAGCCAAACAAAACAGCAAGAAAGGACAAGAAGACAGCGATGCGAAATTATAAGACCACATCTTTACCTTTACATTTTCCCGAAGAGCTCTCTCGACTATATCCATCACAACAAACTGATCGGTGGCATGTACTGGACACAGTTTTCGTTGTCTCGCTGTGTACaataaatacttgaattatCAATCGAGGTATGTTTGAGaactattttatgtttgtacatttgGTGTCTGAAAATGTTAACGAAAGGGGGGTtcttaattatgtaaaattcTCCTGTAgattaaacttgtttattttatgttcttcAAGAATGAATTCCCTTATCAAAAACTTCCTTGTTACTAAACGTAAGCGGCATCGTTTATTATACTATAAATTTTTGAGTTAATATTTGTACTTGTTTGTACAATTTCGACAGAATAGGTTAATAATCATGACATACTGCTCCTCTTTGCATCGGAATAATAGCCAAAATTTCCAGCACCAGCCTACTGTCACCTCGGTAACGGTCTTCTGTTCACTGCAGGAGTACGGCTGGTGTTCAGTACAAGTTCTGCAGCTGAAAGTTATGCATAGACCTATTAAAGTAACAGATCAAAAAAGTTCATAGTCAAAGATGCATTGCTTGTTTAATTTGGTTTAACTTCACGTGACTAGTTACGAAATTGTATGGACCGGTGTGTCCTTATAATAACTTAAGGTTATGATATACATTGATGTAGTaaataaacatgacattttttctattatcCAATGTGAATAATTTCATgccatgttttgtgtttatacAAACACTGAATCAAATACTCGTATATGAGTGTATGAAACACATACCATAGTACAGgattttcaattatttgcatGTCTGTTTGAGACAAACTGTTTTACAAACGTCCATGTCTCACTGACTGGGTAAGTCACAGTTTAATTCTACCGCTTCACTTAATTAACatcaataacggctgactgctgatttagtaaataaatatttggaaacCCTAAGAAATATACTGCCCTCtcaatatacaaaatataatgttgaccacaaATGAACATTTGGGCTCATACTGTGGACTCTAAATTAGGTGCAATAAAAATTACCTGTGAATTAAAGCCAACAGTAAAATAATTAACACTATTCCCCTCATGGTGATACGTTTAAGTTTTCTGTAGAAAGGAATGTTTAAATTACCTGCGCGGATAGAGTAAATATATACTCACATTATGGAATTTCCAAAAAAACATTCAGTGGTAATTTTCGAAATTGCAGGTCTTTAAAATTAGATTGTATGCAAGCGGCAACTCTCGCTGGTAACCCAGCGAGGATTTGGAGGCGTGGCTTAAAATACAAACTACCTGTCAGCAATATGCACAGTTGTTAAAAATAGCCCAAGAATGAGTAAGTCACAGCAGCTAGCAGACGGCTTTTCTTCTCATGCATACTCAATTACGTTTCATATAATATGTCTTTGTAGTTGCACATATCTTCCTTTTTCACTTCAATTGTATATGTTAGAGTTGGATTTATTTTACCTTGTCATATATCTATCATAATTTGGTATCTTTctttttgccccccccccccacacacccAGAATTTTGAACGCTTTCCTCTCTTTTCTGACACTAAATCGTATTTGTTTTACTCCATTTTCACTTTGATTACTATCATTTTCCATTTTGAGAACATTAACTGACAAAACTAAAGAGATAAATCTAGGTACAAAAcccatatataaatataccaaatTTTGAATGGGTTCAGCCAGGGTATCTAGTTTGGTCTGCCAATTCAGATAGTGttttataattgataattaaatgtcacTGGCTGGATTGAGAAAGCTGATCTggtttgtgtattgataactgaAAAAACAATGCCACCAAGGGAGGGAACTCAAACTTAGTTTAATAGACATGAACATTTGCAGATCATGGAACTAAATACTTCctttgtattgaataattatattggGCAGAAAAAAATGgcacaaaataaacaagacaAAAACAGATATATAGTTAACATGACTGAAGAACAAAAGGGAATAAATTCCGGGATAACTACTTTTCAAAGCTGGGATATAACgattataaaataatcaagCAATTAAGATTTCTATCGCATAGCCTGCCCCGGCAAaggtgtttgttatttgtaaaagaagTGTTCAGACATGTTTTGTCCTAGTTTATGGACAGCCACCTAAGCTTCGGCTGGTTTCCAAGTTacgtaataatttcaaactCGTGATAAAATATGGTTTCCCatcttaaacatgtataattaatgCAACGTGGCACTTTTTCGACACTATATGATGTAATGtgacttttaaatgttaatgtttttgcgTTGTTACATATCGAATGATATATACTATTTTCTGAAATCGAAGTCACCGTGTCTGCATTTTAAAGCGTGAATAATCCTTGTTTGTTTTGGCATGCGAACATCgtttaaatgtatgataaggTGTATCCAATGCACAAGTTTGCTTGTTTGGGATGATTGGTGACCTATATCATTCagataataaaaatgtaaactaaTATTACAAACAAGCGTATAATGCGGCatgtaaaactgaaaaaattGTCACATCACGTCcgatttattttgaataaagaacAACACAGAGTAACTGCAAAAACATTATCTATAATTATGTTCCGGTCATTTAATATATACttggcatcaaaatttaacattaccGGGCCAATGGCATGTTTAATCAAAGATCGCTTCCCTGAAAGTGGCCATTATCAGAGTGACTGAGTGGCATTTGAGTGATAACTTATACACTGGTTATTCGGgctaataatatatataaccataaaatacaaaaaatgacagaaaaccttccatgtgtcaaaatcaaacgcttatcgatttatcactttttgaacTATATCCagtgtccgttcccacacagtgTTAAAGTTTGTCGGTATATAGTTACTTTAATGATATATCAATATGAATTATGTAATGGTCATTAATGCATTACCCTAGTGTTAAACGGCATTCGTTAATACAATCTGTATGATCCTGATTACAAATGTTGATCCCTGATTGACTGAGAAAGTATTGGCAAGTTAGGAATTTTGGTCATTAAAATCCTTTCATGCAATTTACTTGAAACGAATAATCAGGGCAATCTGAAAAAGAAGTTAGACCCGGCTATGATCCGCAATGTAAATATGACCCCTCATAGACATACAGCGTATTGGTAATGTCTTGACAATATGTTATACAATTCACATAATACTTCATCCAATTGTTCAAGGCCATTCGAAAGGCATATCATATCCCCTGATTTTGATTGTTTAGTGAAAGTTTTAAGACAAGTCGGGACTTTCTGTCATGTATCTCAAAACCGTTCATGCAATTATCTTGATAATGTAACATTTTGCAAGTTATTACCCTAATTTCAACATGACATTGATGGATAATTCCTATCAACCACACTCAAAGGTACAAACCTATGGTATTACTCGACAGACTCGTGAACAATTTCTTGGATTAGCTGAAATTCACCCCTCGCTGATTTAAATAAGAAGTATGCCGCAAATATGATTAAGAGGATAATGTTGTTAAATTCAGATTGAagattgaattttatttcacgagcGGTCAcagaaaaagaatatttttctgtaaccgcgagtataaataaagtatttagttACAACCAAATTGACTTTTTTCATCTTCACacgtttaaatgaaacaaatggcagtCTTTGCCGCTTACAGAGCGTCTtattttattaccggagtttgataaggtgattagttttctAAAACCTCAACTTAATGTAGGAAACGGACTCAAAAAGGGGTCCATATCAGACAGAAAAGTGTGTCAACTTTTTTGGAGAGTTCAAGGTGTTTGAGGACTGACAACTCGGTCTATGTTATAAGGAGTTCAAAATGGTTAAGGGACAGAAAAGTGTGTTCACTTCATTAGAAGATAAAAGGGTTCTAGAACAGATTTTGCGTCTatttctgggggggggggggggggggatcagAGTGTTAAAGGACAGGAATTGTGTCCACTTTATGAGGAGTTCAAAGGTTTGTAGGATAGAAAAGTTTGTGCACTTATTGGGAGTTCAAATTGTTCTAGGACGGTTTCAACTTTATTTGGAGGTCAAACAgatttaagacaaaaataactCCACTTTCAGGGGAGTTCATAAGGTTCTAGAAAAGAAACTGTGTCAATTTCATGAGAAGTTTCACGAAGGCATACTCGAAACTGCATGCAACAATGTCGTAATTAAGATCGACtgacatatttctttattagCCTTCTTTTAGGCTAGAAGTAAGGCTTTTAATGACATATTGCTATAAAATggtattatgatatttaatgtttaacagATGGAAATTCCTATCAATAAATGCTCATCTATGCGTGCAAATAATAGTAGAATAATCAAGCATCGATGTATATATTGCTTAACTATTATGTTATGtgcaagaaaatgtttatttaaagctgataattatgttcaatattttagCCACACTTTCATTTTGGCTCGTAACTTTGTTTATATCcacaattaaagaaacaaaccCCTCGTTGTATTAAGCATATTAAACGCTTATTATAACATTGTCAAAaagcaaatcaaaacaaaaatatataataatggaaaacatacatattgaatTGCTAACATATAAAGTTTTTATTCGCACCTTcctatatgaataaaatgttatttatatgat encodes the following:
- the LOC128240308 gene encoding multiple epidermal growth factor-like domains protein 6, yielding MRGIVLIILLLALIHSCRTCTEHQPYSCSEQKTVTEVTVGWCWKFWLLFRCKEEHETTKTVSSTCHRSVCCDGYSRESSSGKCKAVCFGSYTCPNGGSCVAPNQCVCPSGYVRPKCEDENECSDKNGGCTHICVNTKGSHHCSCPPGFILDSIQLTCKDVKECSVNNGGCAHTCVNTEGSHYCSCHPGFSLNSDQLTCRDHNECSVKNGGCSHTCNNTEGAHHCSCPPGFTLDSDQLTCKAEATTATTPQVTTPADCGNENGGCSHSCIGMNETVQCTCPFLKKLADDNVTCIDVMGFYYGLCSFLAVCLVVTTVLLARKWCVRRCGGSRGNQRPTADEQKLFVTSSQEYGDEFKNNNLQKPPPYKETMDENDLHI